The stretch of DNA ATCCGGTGCAAGTGGCTTCGCTGCCAGCGGTATTGATCAACATCGAACGGCAATTGACCTCCGACTCTCCCTGCCGGGAAATGTACGCCTTCGCGGATGAACAGTTAGATCGCGAAGGTGTGCTTGCCAATAGCCTCCTCTTAGGATTTCCCTATGCCGACGTCGCAGAGATGGGATCGGCGTTTCTCGTTGTTACCGATGGCGACCGGGCGTTAGCGCAACGGAGTGTTGATGAATTGGGCGACTATCTGGTCCAGCATCGCGACGATTTTTTGCCGCACATGGTGGAAATCGACGAAGCGGTGCCCCGCGCACTCGCAGCGGCCACACCAGCCTGCTTGTTGGACATGGGAGACAATGTCGGGGGCGGTTCGCCGGGGGACAGCACATTTTTGTTGCACGCGCTCTGTGAGGCGGGCGTGGGTGAGGCGTTTGTCTGCATTTATGACCCTGAGTCGGTGGTAATTGCCGACGCAACTGGTCCGGGCAGCACGGTAGAATTGAACATTGGCGGCAAAACGGATGATCGCCACGGCGCCCCCTACCAAACCACCGCAACGGTGGTCAGCCTGCACGAAGGCAAATTCCGTGAGGACCAACCGCGACACGGAGGACGGACACATTACGACATGGGCCGGACCGCTGTCGTGCGAACCGCAGCGGGTCCCACAGTGATGCTGACCACGCGGCGGATGGTGCCGTTTAGTTTGGCGCAATTGACCAGTTGCGAGATTCAACCGCAACAGTACAAAATTCTGGTGGCCAAAGGGGTTCACGCGCCAACGGCCGCCTATGCTCCGGTTTGCCCGACGCTGTTGCGCGTGAACACACCGGGGGTGACGACAGCTGACATGCAGCGGCTCGATTTCCAAAACCGCCGCCACCCACTGTTTCCCTTCGAGCGCTAAACGACGGCTTTTCAATACCTGCTTTGCGAATACAGACCAGCGAACCGGGAGGGCGAAGCTCCTGCTGAGCCGCGATTCAAAGAAGACAGTCACTCTGCACGAGGTTTTCTTGCAGCGGTTCAACGGTCGTCCTATGCAGAAAAGTGCGTCGCGACGCAACCTGCACCACTCAAACGCTGGCCGCGATGAATGCAAATAAAGTAAACGTCCAATAGGCGAGCGTTAGGAGAATGGTGGATAGCGGAGCTACGTAATCCAGTGGCTCAAATTGACGCACCCAAGCTTCCAAAATACATAGAATCGACCAACAACCGAGCCAGGGGACTAAGTGAACCGCCAGGTATTCGTTATGGAATATCTCGTTGCCGAAGACCAACGCGAATGTGAAAAAGCTGAGATAAATGAAAAACGAGATCGGTCGAGGCGGCCGTTTAAATAATTGAATTAAAGTGAAAACGAGCATGCAAAAGCTCAAAAAAACGAGAGATACGGCGATTCCCCCGAGTGTGTTCAAGTCGAATAATAGGCCTGGTAGTTCAAACAAATCGCGCTGCATGATAATCCCTCGAACGGTTGACTGCCTTCAAATTGAAGAGAATCGGGCACTTTGCAACGATATCGAGACGATTCCCCACGATGAGCACTTTGGCGATTTCGCCACGCGTATATAACGCGACTCAATCACAAATGTCCGTCGCTCCGTGGTGAATTTAACCGATCCAATCGACGTGCCTGACGCAATCGATGTGTATCTAACGCGTCCGGAAGGTGTTCACGCATGGTTTTGATTGCCGAATGAAAACGTTTCCCGGCGCCGTTTTTGTTTGGAGGGACTTTATTGCCGAACAGGAACGTGCGTCGCGACGCGCCCTGCAAAGATGAGTAGGCCGGCGTGATTGGTTTAATCGAAATAATCGTGTCGCGTTGGCGAGGGATTGTTGTCTGCGGCGGAGCTTAATTGGTTGTGGGGACGGAAGTTGCGGAGATGTGTTTGACTCCGTCTCTCCGTGAGATAGTCTTTTCTGGCGATTGCGGAGCGTGCGCGGTGCCAAGATGATCTCGGAGAATCCCCCCCATGATGAATGTCACTGAAGTACCGGCCCCCTCTAACTCAAACAGCCAACAGTATCTCACCGACTCTTCGCAAGTCTTGTTGGGTTTGTTGACGTTGTCCGACAATTGTGTCGCACATCCCCGCACGACCGATGACGATACCGGCGACGTCATTGCGCGCCCGGCGTTGACCAGCTTGCTGTCGGCGCTGCATTACCGCGACGTGGCGACGGTCGAACATGCGCGGCGGGTGGCGATGTTGGCATTGGGCATGGCATCGCAAATTGGCTGGGAAGATCGGGAACTGAAGGTACTGGAAGTAGCCGCACTGCTGCATGACATCGGCAAGATCGGCGTTCCGGACAGCATCCTGTTCAAGCCAAGCTCCTTGAGTCCCGAAGAAGCGGAACTCATGTCGCTGCATTATTACATTGCCAACGACGTGCTGCAGGCGTACCACGTAGATCCTGAAGTCTTAGAGATCGTCAGCCAATGTCACGAACACTACGACCGTGTTGGGTATGATTCCCAACGCGTGGGCAGCGACGTCCATATGGGCGCGCGGATTTTAGCAGTGGCCGACGCCTATGATTCCTTGGCGACCGAACAGGTCTACCGCAAGGCCAAGCCGCACGATGAGATCATGCAGATCTTAATGCTCGGCGCGGGAACGCAATTTGATGGAAATATCATTTGTTCGTTGTCACGCTGGGTGGAAGATGGCCGGGTGCCGACGGGAATGCATTTGAACAGCAAGGGTTTGCTGCCCTCTGAAGTTTCGGAACGTGAATTTCGCGGCGACTCAGAAAATGCCGGCGCTCTGTGCCATATTTTTGCTTATCTCCACTTATTAGAGAATCTGTATGACGGATTCTATTTGATGAATTCCGATCAACGTTTCGTCGTCTGGAACCGCCGCGCCGAAGACCTGCTGGGGCATCGCCCACACCATATGCTGAACAACGTCTGGTCCAACAAGACCTTGGGCTACTGCAACGAAAAAGGCAAACCGCTTGCCGACAAGAAGTGTCCCCTCTTTCAAGCATTGGCCGAACGAAAGCCGGTTACCACCACGCTGCCGGTGCGGCATCGCAGTGGCGAACTGGTTGAGGTGGAAGTCCAGACCGTACCGTTGATCGATAGCGAGGGAATCCTGAAGGGCGTCGCGGAGATCTTCCGCAATACCTCTCGACAGGGAGGAAAAACCCAGCAGTATCGCGAGCTCAAAGAAGCCGCCAGTCGCGATTCGCTGACGCAAACGGCCAATCGCGGCGAGATGGAACGGCAACTCGAACAGACATTGGCCGAGGCGACAAATGGCCAAACCGCTGAGACGTTCTGCGTTATTTTTATTGATGCCGATCATTTCAAGAGCATCAACGACGATTTCGGCCATACGGTCGGGGACGACGTGTTAGTCGAACTCGCCAAACTCCTGCAGAATGAAACCTACTCTGGCGAGTTGGTGGCGCGTTACGGCGGCGAGGAATTTGTGGTCATCTGTCCCGCAACGGACCTCGACCAAGGTTACAAGCGAGCCGAGCGGCTCCGCATCGCTGTGAGCAAACTCAAGATCGCCGATCTCAAAGGTCGCAAGCTGACCGCATCGCTGGGTATCGCGGTGAACGAGCCGGGTGATACCGTCACGGATCTTCTCAGCCGCGCTGACAAGGCACTGTACGAAGCCAAAGGGGCCGGCCGCAATACGACGCGGGCGTACGCAAACAAAGAGTTGGACATCCAGTGCCAACTGGAGAACGCCCAAAAAGAGGCCAAAGAGGCGGAGGCATTTATGTACAAAGGCACCTTCCACGCAGTGATCGCGTCGGACATGTTGGTCTATAAGCTGGCAGGATTTGTCGACGATTACCAATCCAAAATTCTGGAAGTGACCCCCGAGCGCGTCGTCATGCGTCTCGGCAACCGCGGCGTCATTCCAGGGTGGGGCAATCATGACGGCCGACGCCCGGTGACGATTGAGGTGGTTATCGGCAAGGAAGAAGTCCAAGAGCCTGGCAAGACGCGCGCACGGGCCAAGCGGGTGGAGATTCTGGTCACAATTAGTCCTGTGGGCTGGATCCGCAAAAAAGACGTCTTCCAACACCGCGCTGCCGGCGTCTTCAAGGATTTGAAGAGCTACTTCATCGCTGATATGGATTTATCACCGTAGAGAGTCCGCCCGAAAAAGGGTGCCACTGGCGGCTTGTCCGCCAGTGCCTACGATGTCACCAGAAAAACACTGCTGGACGAGCCAGCAGTAGCACCCGACGCGGCTTCTCGATGCTGAACATCTCAGTGCTGTACAATAGCGCGCTACACAATGCACGTACTCTGCAAAGTTCAAAAAGCCTCGCGCAGAGACGCGAAGGCGCAGAGGGTGTTGTGTGACACGGATTGGTCTGTGCGCGACTCGCTGCCGGAGCCTTGCGTTTTCAGGTTTTCGCCAATGTGGGTTTGCAACCCTCGCTTCTTTTCTTCTTTGCGCCTCTGCGTCTCTGCGCGAGGTTTTTAGATGCGCAGTTCTCTCGTCCTCTGCAGAAAGGTGCGTCGCGACGCACCCTACGTTGCTGGTTGGCAACGGGGACAGCCCAAGAGTTGCGGAAGGACCGACTGTCGTTCTAACATAGCGCGGCTGACCGGAACCGTCGCACTGCCGGAACACTTTATCAGAGAACTGCTGAGGACTTCATCATGGCGAAACAAATATTAATGCTCGTCGGCGATTTCGTTGAGGACTACGAGGTGATGGTGCCGTTTCAGGCGCTGTGGATGGTCGGGTTGGAAGTGCATGCGGTTTGCCCGCAGAAAAAGGCGGGGGATTCGGTGCGGACCGCCGTGCATGATTTCGAAGGGGATCAAACTTATAGCGAAAAACCGGGGCACAATTTTACGCTCAACGCCGATTTCGATGCGGTCGATCCAACGGCCTACGACGGGTTGGTCGTGCCGGGGGGACGGTCGCCGGAGTATCTGCGGCTGGACGGCAAGGTCCTCGAGATGGTGCGGCACTTTGCGGAAACCGGCAAGCCGATCGCGTCGATTTGCCACGGCCCGCAATTGTTGGCGACCGCTGGAATTCTTAAAGGCCGCAGCTGTGCCGCTTATCCCGCTTGCCGACCGGAGGTCGAAGCGGCCGGCGGTCAGTTTGCGGAAATCCCGGTCGACGGTGTGCACGTTGACGGCAACCTTGTCACAGCACCGGCATGGCCCGCGCATCCCCGCTGGTTGGCGGCGTTTTTGGATGTGTTGGGCGTTACGATTCAACACGGATAACTGAATATAAAGGTGCTTGCTAATGTGTTGCTCGAAAAGTTGGACGTGGATCGGGGCGGTGATTGCCGGATTGGCGGTCGTGATGGGGGCGTTTGGCGCGCACGGCGTGGATGGGTATTTCGCCGATAAATACGCGGATCAAACCAAAGAACTCGCCGGGGGAGAAATCCCCGCTGCACAGAAATATCTGCGCGATTTTAACACAGCGGCGGATTATCAGATGTACCACGGCTTAGCCTTGCTGGCAGTCGGATTGCTGTCGACGATGCAGCCGAAGCGGTCGTTGCAGATCGCCGGTTGGTCGTTTGTGGGGGGCGTGGTTTTGTTCTCGGGGTCGCTGTACGTACTCACGCTCACCGGCAATACGAAGCTGGGCATGATTACACCCATAGGTGGTTTGCTGTTTCTTGTAGGTTGGGTGGCATTGGCGATCGGGGCGTGTCCCTGTGGGACGACCAAAGTTGAGTTGAATGTGTAAAGTCGCCGACCGCTGAGAACCACCATTTCAGGAGTCTGATTGCGTCATGAAATTCCTGGTGCTGCTGTTTATCTTCATCATCATGTGCATGGTCGGCACAATTCTGGTCTTCCAGTATTTTGGATGGACGGGGTTGGCTTGTGTGTTGGTCGTCCTGTTTTTGGGCGTGATCTTCCTCAAGCGACTGATGAGTTGGTTGTTTATCCGATTGCTGATGACGCCGTTTCGCAAGAAGGCGGCGGTGCTTAAGAATGCGACCGTTGAAGTGCACCGCGTCGCTCCGGCAGATCCTCCGGATCGCAGTGACGAAATCGCCGAAGAACGAGCCATGCTGGAAGAGGCGGGTTTTGATGATGAAGATTTAGAGGAAGAGGAAGAAGAGTACAGCTCTGAGGAATATCTACGCGATTTGATCGCACACGATGCGGCTGCCGATTGGTATGAGATTGATGTGACGATCACCCCAGCGACGCCAAGCGAAGGCCGCGAACAGACGCCGTTTCAATATTGGGAACCGGCAGAGTTGATGCTCGTGCCCTTTGATTATTCCGGAAACCGTTTTGACGGTGATGATTCGGACGATCCGGAAGAAAACGCCGGACTGGGGATTCACTCGGTGCAGATCTGGCAGGAGAGCGCGTTCCAGGAAGACGAAGAGGGAAAATACGCCGGACCACAACGAATCTTGCTGCACGTGGGCGTCCCCCGCGGAAGCAACGACATGGCATTCATGTACTATTTCGAAAAATTCGGGCAGGTGGAATTGCCCACAATCAACGTCTGAACTGTTGGCACAATCCGGTCGCTCGGCAAAGCCGGGGGCTGAGGGGCGAAATTTTGCGGGATCCGCCCGCGAACCCGCCGCATGTTGCCAAAATGCATCGTATGTTTCCAGTAGACCACAGCCATTCCGGTGCGCGTTGCGATTTGTGAACGCAAAACCGGCATGTTCCCTACAATTGCCCGAAGACTCGCGAATCTCCGCGTCGATTCGGTCCCTTGGTCCGCCGGAGACAAAGCATGTTCAATCGCAAAATCCATCGGCACGCCACACACATCCCACAGCGGGGAACCCACGCCGATATCGCCCAGCCGGCACAAGCCGCGGCGGTGGTCGGTGCACAACTTCCACAAACGCAAACCCCCGCTGCTGTCGCTTATCTCGACGTGCAGGAAACACTCCACTTAGCGAATGACCGGAACTACGACTTATCGTCGTTTCGCCACACGTGGCAGGAACCAGAGTTCACGCGTTTGATTCAGCAACTCTCCCAAAAAACTGCAGCCACCGAGACTGCTACACTGGAGCGTCGCTGTCTGCAAATGCTAGGGGATCTGTTCCATACCGCCGAACCGGCGGGAGCTTCGGTCTCGAGCCCAGCACTGGCCGTGCAATTGGCGGGGCTGGCAATGCTTTGGAATTGGCGCCGCCATCACCGGACGTCGGGCCAACCGATCACACGTCCAAATATCATTTGGGGTCGGACCCCCTCACCCGCATGGGCGCAATTCTCGCGCATCTTTGAAATCGAACCGCGCAGCGCAGAGTCGACCGACAACCGTTTCGTGTTGGATGTCGACAGCGCAATGGCGCGGATTGATGCGAATACGATTGGCGTCGTCGGTGTGCTGGGCAATGATGTGACTGGCAATTACGACTCCCTGGCGGAACTCAATGACGGGCTGACCCACATTGACAACACAACTGGTCACAACGTGCCGATTCACGTCGATGCGGCGGGCGGCTTCGTGGCGCCGTTTCTGACACCCGAAATGCCCTGGGATTTCCGTTTGCCGCGCGTGCAGTCCATTCAGGTTTCGGGAGGACAGTATGGGATGGTCCAACCCGCAGCTGAGTGGGTCTTATGGCGCGACCCGGCGACATTGCCCGCCGGATTGTGCGACACAAATCACGATGACAACGCGGTCTCCGCACCCGAACACGTGGTGGCCCAGTATTACAGTTTCCTCAGACTCGGTCGGGACGGGTATACGCGGATCATGCAGGATCTGCAGGACGTTTCACAAATCGTTGCGCAAGGATTGGCGGCGACAAATCGATTTGAGGTCTTGAGCGACAGTCACTCATTGCCGCTGGTGTGCGCCAAATTGCGGGATGGCTCCCGGTTTTCGGTGCTTGACGTCTCACAGGAATTGCACGAACGGGGCTGGCAGGTGCCGGCTTCGCGCGTCGGCAGTGGTCCCGTTGAGATCCTCCGCATTGTGCCGGGCGAGGGATTCGATCGCAGCCGTGCGGAGATGCTGGTTCAGGATATCCGGAGAGTTCTGAAAGTCCTCGACATTCGTCCTCCGCGGCGCACCCGACAAGAAATCGAGCAATCGTTGTTGCACGATGTCTCCGAAACACTGCACGATCTTCGCGGCATCCATACGCGGATTCCGCTGACCACGCCTGCTCGCGTCAGCTGACGCACCATTGCTTGACTCCATTCCTCCAAGACGATCGTAACAATCGTGCCGATTGTGGCGTTACCGTTGCTGCTCGCGAGCGCTCCTAGAGGAATTGGGCGAAACACTTTTTTTCGAGCCGATGCTCCGACTTTTGTCGTGAAGACGGACTAGGCTTTAACTGACCGATTGCGCAGGCAACTTCTGCATTGCGTTCGAACTGCCCTGCCCTCGGTTGATGTTCGCAAAAGTGTTTCAGGATTTAGTCGAGGAATTGCCATGGTGTCTTCCGATATGAGTACCGAATCGTTGTTGGCCTCTTTGTTTGCGGAAAAAGGGGTTCCTCAATCTCCCGCACCAGACGCCGTGACTGCCGCCAGCACAATAGATTCGGAATTCATTCCCGAAGAACCAACGACATTTGAAGAAGCGGATCTGCGTGAGGCGGAAGTTGAAGCGCTCATT from Symmachiella dynata encodes:
- a CDS encoding DUF423 domain-containing protein, producing MCCSKSWTWIGAVIAGLAVVMGAFGAHGVDGYFADKYADQTKELAGGEIPAAQKYLRDFNTAADYQMYHGLALLAVGLLSTMQPKRSLQIAGWSFVGGVVLFSGSLYVLTLTGNTKLGMITPIGGLLFLVGWVALAIGACPCGTTKVELNV
- a CDS encoding M81 family metallopeptidase, with the translated sequence MRVGILGIQHESNTFLPVPTTEEHFRNGALLSGEAIREEYADSHHELGGFFAALDASDIQAVPLFFAWALPSGTITTASAEFLCRQLKDAVAAAGELDGLLVAPHGAAVSEPYADFDGHWLSQLREQVGTEVPIIGTLDLHANLSQQMADACDALIAYRTNPHLDQRQRGEQAGELMIRTLRGEIHPVQVASLPAVLINIERQLTSDSPCREMYAFADEQLDREGVLANSLLLGFPYADVAEMGSAFLVVTDGDRALAQRSVDELGDYLVQHRDDFLPHMVEIDEAVPRALAAATPACLLDMGDNVGGGSPGDSTFLLHALCEAGVGEAFVCIYDPESVVIADATGPGSTVELNIGGKTDDRHGAPYQTTATVVSLHEGKFREDQPRHGGRTHYDMGRTAVVRTAAGPTVMLTTRRMVPFSLAQLTSCEIQPQQYKILVAKGVHAPTAAYAPVCPTLLRVNTPGVTTADMQRLDFQNRRHPLFPFER
- a CDS encoding DJ-1/PfpI family protein; protein product: MAKQILMLVGDFVEDYEVMVPFQALWMVGLEVHAVCPQKKAGDSVRTAVHDFEGDQTYSEKPGHNFTLNADFDAVDPTAYDGLVVPGGRSPEYLRLDGKVLEMVRHFAETGKPIASICHGPQLLATAGILKGRSCAAYPACRPEVEAAGGQFAEIPVDGVHVDGNLVTAPAWPAHPRWLAAFLDVLGVTIQHG
- a CDS encoding pyridoxal-dependent decarboxylase, whose amino-acid sequence is MFNRKIHRHATHIPQRGTHADIAQPAQAAAVVGAQLPQTQTPAAVAYLDVQETLHLANDRNYDLSSFRHTWQEPEFTRLIQQLSQKTAATETATLERRCLQMLGDLFHTAEPAGASVSSPALAVQLAGLAMLWNWRRHHRTSGQPITRPNIIWGRTPSPAWAQFSRIFEIEPRSAESTDNRFVLDVDSAMARIDANTIGVVGVLGNDVTGNYDSLAELNDGLTHIDNTTGHNVPIHVDAAGGFVAPFLTPEMPWDFRLPRVQSIQVSGGQYGMVQPAAEWVLWRDPATLPAGLCDTNHDDNAVSAPEHVVAQYYSFLRLGRDGYTRIMQDLQDVSQIVAQGLAATNRFEVLSDSHSLPLVCAKLRDGSRFSVLDVSQELHERGWQVPASRVGSGPVEILRIVPGEGFDRSRAEMLVQDIRRVLKVLDIRPPRRTRQEIEQSLLHDVSETLHDLRGIHTRIPLTTPARVS
- a CDS encoding diguanylate cyclase; translated protein: MMNVTEVPAPSNSNSQQYLTDSSQVLLGLLTLSDNCVAHPRTTDDDTGDVIARPALTSLLSALHYRDVATVEHARRVAMLALGMASQIGWEDRELKVLEVAALLHDIGKIGVPDSILFKPSSLSPEEAELMSLHYYIANDVLQAYHVDPEVLEIVSQCHEHYDRVGYDSQRVGSDVHMGARILAVADAYDSLATEQVYRKAKPHDEIMQILMLGAGTQFDGNIICSLSRWVEDGRVPTGMHLNSKGLLPSEVSEREFRGDSENAGALCHIFAYLHLLENLYDGFYLMNSDQRFVVWNRRAEDLLGHRPHHMLNNVWSNKTLGYCNEKGKPLADKKCPLFQALAERKPVTTTLPVRHRSGELVEVEVQTVPLIDSEGILKGVAEIFRNTSRQGGKTQQYRELKEAASRDSLTQTANRGEMERQLEQTLAEATNGQTAETFCVIFIDADHFKSINDDFGHTVGDDVLVELAKLLQNETYSGELVARYGGEEFVVICPATDLDQGYKRAERLRIAVSKLKIADLKGRKLTASLGIAVNEPGDTVTDLLSRADKALYEAKGAGRNTTRAYANKELDIQCQLENAQKEAKEAEAFMYKGTFHAVIASDMLVYKLAGFVDDYQSKILEVTPERVVMRLGNRGVIPGWGNHDGRRPVTIEVVIGKEEVQEPGKTRARAKRVEILVTISPVGWIRKKDVFQHRAAGVFKDLKSYFIADMDLSP